Proteins encoded in a region of the Helicobacter sp. NHP19-003 genome:
- a CDS encoding methyl-accepting chemotaxis protein, which yields MKNNVMLVDNLSAQSDSISSITQTIRDIADQINLLALNAAIEAARAGEHGRGFAVVADEVRKLAERTGKSVTEIAAIIGSIREITAQVVTNISMGAEESEKTLDLSYQTKELVEEIKTASDRVAQGIGVV from the coding sequence ATGAAAAACAATGTGATGCTAGTGGACAACTTGAGCGCACAATCCGATTCGATCAGCTCCATCACCCAGACCATTAGAGACATCGCCGATCAAATCAACTTATTAGCCTTAAATGCCGCCATTGAAGCCGCCAGAGCGGGCGAGCACGGACGGGGCTTTGCTGTGGTGGCAGATGAAGTGAGAAAACTCGCCGAACGCACGGGCAAGTCCGTTACAGAGATTGCAGCCATCATCGGCTCCATCAGAGAAATCACCGCCCAAGTCGTTACAAACATCAGTATGGGTGCAGAAGAATCGGAGAAAACCCTAGATCTCTCTTACCAAACAAAAGAGCTTGTCGAGGAGATCAAAACTGCGAGCGATAGAGTGGCTCAGGGCATCGGGGTGGTTTGA